The following are encoded together in the Bradyrhizobium genosp. L genome:
- a CDS encoding glycosyltransferase family 4 protein, with protein MHGTKAVYEKRRLRVAIYAPHFAEYSYRLAAALARHCDVRVVLSRKDANQQWELSAIPAPQRFDTKIRDLSMRGFGAIGLPNSFRDVIGFRPDVVHCHECPEYYTAALMDLLRISSIPQVLTVHDAIPHSEGGSGTNKSEERLRLRMRAAAAHVTLHGESCIADFRHASPAFKGGVTSSMHGVLMVPPANAAPIEPIAGRILFFGRMWAYKGLDVFLDAIDMLAKRDVPHRAVVAGRGPEMTRLGARMVAMPTIEAVNAYISPADTSRLFQSAAVVALPYKDATQSGVLASAFGNQRPVVASATGGIPDVVSNGVNGLLVPPGDATALADALERVLTSTSLAATLHDGARQTATGSLNWDHIADRLFATYRQVAGVAA; from the coding sequence GTGCACGGAACCAAGGCAGTTTACGAAAAACGTCGACTTCGCGTCGCGATTTACGCGCCGCATTTCGCGGAATATTCCTACCGCCTTGCCGCCGCGCTGGCGCGTCACTGCGACGTGCGCGTGGTGCTCAGCCGCAAGGATGCCAACCAGCAATGGGAATTGTCCGCGATCCCGGCGCCCCAGCGGTTCGACACCAAGATCCGCGACCTCAGCATGCGCGGTTTCGGTGCAATCGGTCTGCCGAACTCGTTCCGCGACGTGATCGGGTTCCGGCCCGATGTCGTGCATTGCCACGAATGTCCCGAATACTATACCGCCGCGCTGATGGATCTCCTGCGCATCTCCAGCATTCCGCAGGTCCTGACCGTGCACGACGCCATTCCGCATTCGGAAGGCGGCTCCGGCACCAACAAGAGCGAGGAGCGGCTGCGGCTGCGGATGCGCGCCGCTGCGGCGCATGTCACCCTGCACGGCGAGAGCTGCATCGCGGATTTCCGCCACGCCTCGCCTGCCTTCAAGGGCGGCGTCACGTCCTCGATGCACGGCGTGCTGATGGTGCCGCCGGCCAACGCCGCGCCGATTGAGCCGATCGCCGGGCGCATCCTGTTCTTCGGCCGCATGTGGGCCTACAAGGGCCTCGACGTCTTCCTGGACGCCATCGATATGCTCGCCAAGCGCGACGTGCCGCACCGGGCTGTCGTCGCCGGTCGTGGGCCGGAGATGACGCGGCTCGGCGCGCGGATGGTTGCGATGCCGACAATCGAGGCAGTCAATGCCTACATTTCACCCGCGGATACCTCACGGCTATTCCAGTCCGCCGCGGTGGTCGCCCTGCCCTACAAGGACGCCACCCAGAGCGGCGTGCTGGCGTCTGCCTTCGGCAACCAGCGCCCCGTGGTTGCGAGCGCGACCGGCGGCATTCCCGACGTGGTCAGCAACGGCGTCAACGGGCTCCTGGTGCCGCCCGGTGACGCCACAGCGCTGGCCGACGCGCTGGAGCGCGTGCTTACCTCGACGTCGCTCGCCGCGACGCTGCACGACGGCGCGCGGCAGACCGCGACCGGCTCGCTGAACTGGGATCACATCGCCGACAGGCTGTTCGCGACTTATCGGCAAGTCGCCGGCGTCGCAGCCTAA
- a CDS encoding polysaccharide pyruvyl transferase family protein: MNFRHDFRKLIRKFGYDYSYPLPYPHVELFYWEPDDGTINFGDFLSAIVVDQCLRQFGYTRADEAPRSARMLAIGSILHYARNGDVVWGSGLNGRAGQENLHPSVTQLDVRAVRGPRTREILRRRGLSVPEVFGDPALLMPQLFPGRFQPRAKLPWAFVPNLHDLSMFDPNAANIITPLGSWNRRIDAILEAEFVLASSLHGIIIAEAYGIPARYVRLSNAEAEFKYRDYYEGTGRFDVEFASSIDEGKEMGGVARPQFNHQPLIDSFPVDLWSRS, translated from the coding sequence ATGAACTTTCGACACGACTTCCGAAAATTGATCAGGAAGTTCGGCTATGACTATTCGTATCCGCTTCCCTATCCGCATGTCGAACTGTTCTATTGGGAGCCGGATGACGGAACAATCAACTTCGGCGATTTTTTGTCCGCCATCGTCGTCGACCAATGTTTGCGACAGTTCGGCTACACCCGCGCCGACGAGGCGCCGCGCAGCGCGCGGATGCTCGCGATCGGATCGATCCTGCATTACGCACGCAATGGCGACGTCGTCTGGGGCTCGGGCCTGAACGGCCGCGCCGGCCAGGAGAACCTGCATCCGTCGGTGACGCAGCTCGACGTCCGCGCCGTCCGCGGTCCCCGCACCAGGGAGATCCTGCGTCGCCGCGGCCTGTCGGTGCCCGAGGTTTTCGGCGATCCGGCGTTGCTCATGCCGCAATTGTTTCCCGGCCGCTTTCAGCCGCGCGCAAAACTGCCGTGGGCGTTCGTCCCCAATTTGCACGACCTCAGCATGTTCGATCCGAACGCCGCCAACATCATCACGCCGCTCGGCTCTTGGAATCGTCGTATCGACGCCATCCTCGAAGCGGAGTTCGTGCTGGCGAGCTCGCTGCACGGCATCATCATCGCCGAAGCCTACGGCATTCCCGCACGCTACGTCAGGTTGAGTAACGCGGAAGCTGAGTTCAAGTATCGCGACTACTACGAGGGCACCGGACGCTTCGATGTCGAGTTCGCGTCAAGCATCGACGAAGGCAAGGAGATGGGCGGCGTCGCGCGCCCGCAATTTAATCATCAGCCGCTGATCGATTCATTCCCTGTCGATCTCTGGAGCAGAAGCTGA
- a CDS encoding acyltransferase family protein, producing the protein MHKRLAFIDTLRGIAVMSVLLQHALEVIVQDHPTGAYYWTFHDLIGYYMNFGRFGVVLFFFVSGFVIPFSFPDSATPIRDFTISRFFRLYPAYWTSIVIGLVTMFLLDSKAYPLHQILMNVTMFQTFVNVPNLWIIYWTLAIELIFYISCTVLFAMGLLNRPMTAVYIVAATSLVCAIGAVAIENRLLWSLMEVTLNITAMFLGKVIRDTVIGGKLRWQHVAGCMALYSVFAIVLSYKRFGGVYHENFFYSYSIGSAYVCAGLLFVLFATFGERMAWRPMAFVGVISYSVYLMSPFVIVWVHHGMDIGSGPLGWSLFVAVIVAASLLTSWVTFTFVEKPCIAYGHRFRSQRKRPVVLEPALSSQGAAE; encoded by the coding sequence ATGCACAAACGGCTTGCATTCATCGATACGCTGCGCGGCATTGCCGTGATGTCGGTTCTGCTGCAGCACGCGCTCGAGGTGATCGTGCAGGACCACCCGACCGGCGCCTATTACTGGACGTTCCACGATCTGATCGGCTACTACATGAACTTCGGCCGCTTCGGCGTCGTGCTGTTCTTCTTCGTCAGCGGTTTCGTGATCCCGTTCAGCTTCCCGGACAGCGCAACGCCGATCCGCGACTTCACCATCAGCCGCTTTTTCCGGCTCTATCCGGCGTACTGGACCTCGATCGTGATCGGGCTGGTCACGATGTTCCTGCTCGACAGCAAGGCTTATCCGTTACATCAGATCCTGATGAACGTGACGATGTTCCAGACGTTCGTGAACGTCCCCAATCTCTGGATCATCTACTGGACGCTGGCGATCGAGCTGATCTTCTACATCAGCTGCACCGTGCTGTTCGCGATGGGGCTGTTGAACCGGCCCATGACGGCGGTCTACATCGTTGCCGCGACGTCGCTGGTCTGCGCCATCGGCGCGGTCGCGATCGAGAACCGGCTGTTGTGGTCGCTGATGGAGGTCACGCTCAACATCACCGCGATGTTCCTCGGCAAGGTGATCCGTGACACCGTGATCGGTGGAAAGCTGCGCTGGCAGCACGTCGCCGGCTGCATGGCGCTTTACAGCGTCTTCGCCATCGTGCTGTCATACAAGCGTTTCGGCGGCGTCTATCACGAGAACTTCTTCTACAGCTACTCGATTGGCTCGGCCTATGTCTGCGCCGGGCTATTGTTCGTGCTGTTCGCGACGTTCGGTGAGCGGATGGCCTGGCGTCCGATGGCCTTTGTCGGCGTGATCAGCTATTCGGTCTACCTGATGTCGCCGTTCGTCATCGTCTGGGTGCATCACGGCATGGATATCGGCAGCGGGCCGCTCGGGTGGTCGTTGTTCGTCGCCGTGATCGTCGCGGCCTCGCTGCTGACGAGCTGGGTAACGTTTACCTTTGTCGAGAAGCCGTGCATCGCCTATGGGCATCGTTTCCGCTCGCAGCGCAAGCGGCCGGTGGTGCTTGAGCCGGCGCTCTCGAGCCAGGGCGCCGCCGAGTGA
- a CDS encoding acyltransferase family protein, which produces MTATAAAPGVSTDGSFVPSVQGLRGIAALSVLMDHFYDMPKGGVYDIPNPGFLPPLWLWLQSVINVGGHGVELFFMISGFLIPASLVRHGSLPKFFFDRVLRIMPVFVVLHLALFTLGPIVGYKFFRGIDVGSYLGIFFANLFFLQDAVGLPIAQQNAWTLTYEWAFYIWFALAFVAMRLGGWLLAAPLVLLGLACALQWPITAFFCIGMLFSAVDFRIDIAGRTGLVVGLICGAALYASLTLFHPFVGLLPGFLLFGMVLAQGSGLSNALSTPALQYVGKISYSLYLVHPFVLFPLQMIGLKLVAMGVDRWLLWAAFIVLGLVMALVASAISYELIEVRLRRLLDHAFRGLLFRPLGKIGQSV; this is translated from the coding sequence GTGACGGCGACGGCGGCCGCTCCAGGCGTGAGCACCGACGGCTCGTTCGTGCCGTCGGTGCAGGGGCTACGCGGCATCGCGGCACTCAGCGTCCTGATGGACCATTTCTACGACATGCCGAAGGGCGGGGTGTACGACATCCCGAATCCGGGCTTCCTGCCGCCGCTCTGGCTCTGGCTGCAATCGGTCATCAATGTCGGCGGCCATGGCGTCGAGCTGTTCTTCATGATCAGCGGGTTCCTGATCCCGGCGAGCCTCGTGCGCCATGGCTCGCTGCCAAAGTTCTTCTTCGACCGCGTGCTGCGCATCATGCCGGTGTTCGTCGTGCTGCACCTGGCGCTGTTCACGCTCGGGCCGATCGTCGGCTACAAATTCTTCCGCGGCATCGACGTTGGCAGCTATCTCGGGATCTTCTTCGCCAACCTGTTCTTCCTGCAGGATGCGGTCGGGCTTCCGATCGCCCAGCAGAACGCCTGGACGCTGACCTATGAGTGGGCGTTCTATATCTGGTTCGCGCTCGCCTTCGTGGCGATGCGGCTCGGCGGCTGGCTGCTAGCGGCACCATTGGTCCTGCTCGGGCTTGCCTGCGCGTTGCAGTGGCCGATCACGGCGTTCTTCTGCATCGGCATGCTGTTCAGCGCCGTCGACTTCCGCATCGATATCGCGGGGCGGACCGGGCTGGTCGTGGGCCTGATCTGCGGTGCGGCGCTCTATGCGAGCCTGACGCTGTTCCACCCGTTTGTCGGCTTGCTGCCGGGCTTCCTGCTGTTCGGCATGGTGCTGGCGCAGGGCTCAGGCCTCAGCAATGCGCTGAGCACGCCGGCGCTGCAATATGTCGGCAAGATCAGCTACAGCCTTTATCTTGTGCACCCCTTCGTGCTGTTTCCGTTGCAGATGATCGGGCTCAAGCTCGTCGCCATGGGCGTCGATCGCTGGCTGTTGTGGGCGGCCTTCATCGTGCTGGGGTTGGTCATGGCGCTGGTTGCAAGCGCGATCAGCTATGAGCTGATCGAGGTGCGGCTGCGCCGCTTGCTGGACCATGCCTTCCGCGGCCTGTTGTTCCGCCCGCTCGGCAAGATCGGGCAGTCCGTATGA
- a CDS encoding AAA family ATPase: MYQPREQFHPSQKFAIEIGGAVLSAERVLDVLRRQWPLIASVLGGVMALVVVYLLVAKPMYTANARILIDIKQAQVLNKDSDSNNTALIDPGFVDSQVEIINSDDLILSVVRRLRLTDDPEFNGSNPGVIGFIAGKVMALFSSGDPPSKDRIEHGAVVILQKNLRVERVLTTYVMSLSYKSVDPDKAMKIVNAITNAYIVGALEAKYDSTKRATEWLQARSEELRQQATASDRAVQTFKAQNNIVGTSRGLMSEQQLSDLNTQLVQARAATAEAKARLDRIEAVQDKDLVQPTVTDALSNTVITRLRAQYLDLAAQYADWSTKYGKTHQASINLANKMEELKKAIADEVHRIGDAYRSDYEIAKSREASLDQNVKSLVAQADNTGQAQVKLRDLESAADTYRNLYNNFLEKLQNATQNQSFPISDARIIGTAVKPYEKSSPKTLLALAGGLVGGLCLGFGAAFARELLSDVLRTPAEVEDEIGVKCLGVLPDIRKPSLTEKARALLPSEGVPAKDRMGTEMSRYVVDRPFSRFAETLRNIKVSIDVARLTREVKVIGIVSSLPKEGKTTVAANFGHLTALSGHRTLLIDGDLHTRSLTRELAPNAKNGLVEALQDPNSFGYQIQRSKETGLDFLPSIYLTRMVNSADIMASKAMADLLAVVRQNYDYIVIDLAPVMPVADSKAMSHLVDAMVYVIEWGKTTRSALQESVSSSEAIQKKLLGAVLNRADPNMLKRIEAYKGSHYNSYYVEGA, encoded by the coding sequence ATGTATCAGCCGCGAGAACAGTTCCATCCCAGCCAGAAGTTCGCCATCGAGATCGGCGGGGCGGTCCTCAGCGCCGAACGAGTGCTCGACGTCCTGCGCCGGCAATGGCCCCTGATCGCCTCGGTGCTTGGCGGCGTGATGGCGCTCGTCGTGGTCTATCTGCTGGTAGCCAAGCCGATGTATACGGCGAACGCTCGTATCCTGATCGATATCAAGCAGGCCCAGGTCCTCAACAAGGACAGCGACAGCAACAACACCGCCCTGATCGACCCCGGCTTTGTCGACAGCCAGGTCGAGATCATCAACTCCGACGATCTGATCCTGTCGGTGGTCCGCCGGCTGCGGTTGACCGATGACCCTGAATTCAATGGCTCCAATCCCGGCGTGATCGGCTTCATCGCGGGCAAGGTGATGGCGCTGTTCAGCTCCGGCGATCCGCCATCGAAGGATCGCATCGAGCACGGTGCGGTCGTCATCTTGCAGAAGAACCTCAGGGTCGAGCGCGTTCTCACCACCTATGTGATGTCGCTCAGCTACAAATCGGTTGATCCGGACAAGGCGATGAAGATCGTCAACGCCATCACCAATGCCTATATCGTAGGCGCGCTCGAAGCCAAATACGATTCGACCAAGCGCGCGACCGAGTGGCTCCAGGCGCGCAGCGAGGAGCTGCGCCAGCAGGCCACCGCCAGCGACCGCGCCGTGCAGACCTTCAAGGCGCAGAACAATATCGTCGGCACCAGCCGCGGCCTGATGAGCGAGCAGCAGCTGTCGGACCTCAACACCCAGCTGGTCCAGGCCCGTGCGGCGACCGCTGAAGCCAAGGCTCGTCTCGACCGCATCGAAGCGGTCCAGGACAAGGACCTGGTGCAGCCGACCGTGACCGATGCCCTCAGCAACACGGTCATCACCCGCCTGCGTGCCCAGTATCTTGATCTGGCCGCCCAATATGCGGATTGGTCGACCAAATACGGCAAGACCCACCAAGCCTCGATCAACCTCGCCAACAAGATGGAAGAGCTGAAGAAGGCCATCGCCGACGAGGTTCACCGCATCGGCGACGCCTATCGCAGCGACTATGAAATCGCCAAGAGCCGCGAAGCGTCGCTCGATCAGAACGTCAAGAGCCTGGTCGCCCAGGCCGACAACACCGGGCAGGCCCAGGTCAAGCTGCGCGATCTCGAAAGCGCGGCCGACACCTACCGGAACCTGTACAACAACTTCCTCGAGAAGCTGCAGAACGCGACGCAGAACCAGAGCTTCCCGATCAGCGACGCGCGGATCATCGGCACCGCAGTCAAGCCCTATGAGAAGAGCTCGCCGAAGACACTGCTCGCGCTCGCCGGCGGCCTGGTCGGCGGCCTCTGCCTCGGCTTCGGCGCGGCCTTCGCCCGCGAACTGTTGAGCGACGTGCTCCGTACCCCGGCCGAGGTCGAGGACGAGATCGGCGTGAAATGCCTCGGCGTGCTGCCCGATATCCGCAAGCCGAGCCTGACCGAAAAGGCGCGTGCACTGCTGCCATCGGAAGGCGTGCCAGCCAAGGACAGGATGGGAACGGAGATGTCGCGCTACGTCGTCGATCGACCGTTCTCGCGCTTCGCCGAGACCCTGCGCAACATCAAGGTCTCGATCGACGTCGCTCGGTTGACCCGCGAGGTGAAGGTGATCGGCATCGTGTCGTCGCTGCCGAAGGAGGGCAAGACCACGGTGGCGGCGAATTTCGGCCACCTCACCGCGCTGTCGGGCCATCGCACGCTCCTGATCGATGGCGACCTTCACACCCGCTCGCTGACGCGCGAGCTGGCACCCAACGCCAAGAACGGCCTCGTCGAGGCACTGCAGGACCCGAATTCGTTCGGCTATCAGATCCAGCGCAGCAAGGAGACCGGCCTCGACTTCCTGCCCTCGATCTACCTGACGCGCATGGTCAACTCGGCCGACATCATGGCGTCGAAGGCGATGGCCGACCTGCTCGCGGTCGTCAGGCAGAACTACGACTACATCGTCATCGACCTCGCGCCGGTGATGCCGGTTGCCGATTCCAAGGCGATGAGCCATCTCGTCGACGCCATGGTCTATGTGATCGAATGGGGCAAGACGACCCGCAGCGCGCTGCAGGAATCGGTGTCGAGCTCGGAGGCGATCCAGAAGAAGCTGCTCGGCGCCGTGCTGAACCGCGCCGACCCGAACATGCTGAAGCGCATCGAGGCCTACAAGGGCTCGCATTACAACAGCTATTACGTCGAAGGGGCGTGA
- a CDS encoding undecaprenyl-phosphate glucose phosphotransferase, with product MAVAAYGSHNTHSVSAPRGTALQRPFQVFVIAADLLLILLSYAVAFELYHAAMTSGADGTSTSLGAGLIVGVVFVAIGYFQGIYDTHRLLNLIWQLRKSVVIWLVSLTILAVAAFLLKSTDNLSRGTVIVFAVIGGVGLISLRFAWQFALGTSFAKGRLVDRKVVLLSLKPLDFTSSRFKDLRKNGFDVVRHFVLGADSDDNQWDREIRDVIRQSRAADVDEYLLALDWNELPLLQKLGQYLRAVPQPIRLLPDNSIADLVSRPFLPVSGTVAIEIQRPPLSVFERLQKRCLDVGVASLALVTLLPLMITVAILIKLDSPGRVIFRQSRRGCNGKPFEIWKFRSMTVTENGQTVTQATKGDLRVTRIGRFLRMTSIDELPQLWNVIRGDMSLVGPRPHALAHDNYYDELISNYVYRHHMKPGLTGWAQVNGFRGETPTIDLMEKRVEYDVWYVSNWSIWLDLKILIKTATALIAQEAY from the coding sequence ATGGCTGTTGCTGCTTACGGTTCTCATAACACCCATTCCGTCTCTGCCCCTCGCGGCACCGCTCTTCAGAGACCGTTCCAGGTTTTCGTCATCGCCGCGGATCTGCTGCTGATCCTGCTCAGCTACGCAGTGGCTTTCGAGCTCTATCACGCTGCGATGACATCCGGCGCGGACGGCACGTCGACGTCGCTTGGCGCAGGGCTGATCGTCGGTGTCGTATTCGTCGCGATCGGCTATTTCCAGGGCATCTATGACACGCACCGGCTGCTCAACCTGATCTGGCAATTGCGCAAATCGGTCGTCATCTGGCTGGTGTCGCTGACCATTCTCGCGGTCGCCGCCTTTCTGTTGAAATCGACCGACAATCTGTCTCGCGGAACGGTGATCGTCTTCGCCGTCATTGGCGGCGTGGGCCTGATCAGCCTTCGTTTTGCCTGGCAGTTCGCGCTTGGCACGAGCTTTGCCAAGGGGCGGTTGGTTGACCGCAAGGTCGTACTGCTCAGCCTGAAGCCGCTCGATTTCACCTCCAGCCGCTTCAAGGATTTGCGCAAGAACGGTTTTGACGTGGTCCGCCATTTCGTGCTCGGCGCCGACAGCGACGACAATCAGTGGGATCGGGAAATCCGCGACGTCATCCGTCAGTCGCGCGCGGCCGATGTCGATGAGTATTTGCTGGCGCTCGACTGGAATGAGCTGCCGCTGCTGCAGAAGCTCGGCCAATATCTGCGCGCCGTGCCGCAACCCATTCGCCTTCTGCCCGACAATTCGATCGCGGACCTGGTGTCGCGTCCGTTCCTGCCGGTCAGCGGAACGGTCGCGATCGAGATCCAGCGGCCGCCGCTTTCGGTGTTCGAACGTCTCCAGAAGCGCTGCCTGGATGTCGGCGTGGCCTCGCTCGCTTTGGTGACGTTGCTGCCCCTGATGATCACGGTCGCGATCCTGATCAAGCTGGATTCGCCGGGGCGCGTGATCTTCCGGCAGTCGCGCCGCGGCTGCAACGGCAAGCCGTTCGAGATCTGGAAGTTCCGCAGCATGACGGTCACCGAGAATGGCCAGACGGTCACCCAGGCCACCAAGGGGGATCTCCGCGTCACCCGGATCGGTCGTTTCCTGCGGATGACCAGCATCGACGAACTGCCCCAGCTCTGGAACGTGATCCGCGGCGACATGTCATTGGTCGGGCCGCGACCCCACGCGCTCGCCCATGACAATTATTATGACGAGCTGATCAGCAACTACGTGTACCGCCACCACATGAAGCCGGGCCTGACCGGCTGGGCGCAGGTCAACGGCTTCCGCGGCGAGACGCCGACCATCGACCTGATGGAAAAGCGCGTCGAATACGACGTCTGGTACGTGAGCAATTGGAGCATCTGGCTGGATTTGAAAATCCTGATCAAGACCGCGACGGCCTTGATCGCCCAGGAAGCCTATTGA
- a CDS encoding acyltransferase family protein — translation MQPVHREKAHVLPLDSIRGIAAISVVIHHLILMPTFLAAFPHNAWINWSFFRSAWLLVDLFFVLSGIVMSLSYVRGEFGQFSLREFMGRRLARVYPLHIVMLFANLLFRLARIALVMGGVVVAVPAAFEVNNAYSFVLNLFLLHSMGPIDYLSWNAPSWSISVEFYTYLVFGLVVLFAQRLRSLRYLYLGALLLVAGSLLFIVFVLQKKSLGLQTDFGVLRCFVSFFLGVLTVRAVEVLPRRIGPALQGAVQLAAMIASIVVVSLVEAYPAVSFIAPFTFAVFLGSLLAFPDAALVPRMLVAKPLVWLGRRSYSVYMVHALVVLFAEYFVRAVGPKLIHALDSVCAGLPATLNLVVSLAAVLAVSHFTYLYVEIPGGKFVNDLLRSRRRREFATSAAPATAVEMRRGQ, via the coding sequence ATGCAGCCGGTCCATCGTGAGAAAGCGCATGTCCTGCCGCTCGACAGCATCCGGGGGATTGCCGCGATCTCGGTGGTGATTCACCATCTGATCCTGATGCCGACCTTCCTCGCGGCGTTTCCGCACAATGCGTGGATCAACTGGTCGTTCTTCCGCAGCGCCTGGCTGCTGGTCGACCTGTTCTTCGTGCTGAGCGGCATCGTGATGTCCCTGAGCTACGTCAGGGGCGAATTCGGGCAGTTCTCGCTGCGCGAATTCATGGGGCGGCGACTGGCGCGCGTCTATCCGCTGCACATCGTGATGCTGTTTGCGAATCTGCTGTTTCGCCTGGCGCGAATCGCCCTTGTGATGGGCGGCGTCGTGGTGGCGGTACCCGCCGCGTTCGAGGTCAACAACGCCTATTCGTTCGTGCTCAATCTGTTCCTGCTGCATTCCATGGGACCGATCGACTATCTGAGCTGGAACGCGCCGAGCTGGAGCATCAGCGTCGAATTCTACACTTATCTGGTGTTTGGCCTGGTGGTGCTGTTCGCGCAGCGGCTGAGGTCGCTGCGTTACCTCTATCTCGGCGCGCTGCTGCTGGTCGCCGGGAGCTTGCTCTTCATCGTGTTCGTGCTGCAGAAGAAAAGCCTTGGGCTGCAGACCGATTTCGGCGTTTTGCGCTGCTTCGTAAGCTTCTTCCTCGGTGTGCTCACGGTGAGGGCGGTCGAGGTGCTGCCGCGCAGGATCGGCCCGGCCCTGCAGGGTGCCGTGCAGCTTGCGGCCATGATCGCGAGCATCGTCGTGGTCTCGCTGGTCGAGGCCTATCCGGCGGTCAGCTTCATCGCGCCGTTCACCTTCGCGGTCTTCCTCGGCTCGCTGCTGGCCTTCCCGGATGCCGCGCTGGTGCCCAGGATGCTGGTTGCGAAGCCCCTGGTCTGGCTCGGGCGGCGGTCCTATTCGGTCTATATGGTGCACGCGCTGGTGGTGCTGTTCGCGGAATACTTCGTGCGCGCGGTCGGACCCAAGCTGATCCATGCGCTCGATTCGGTCTGCGCCGGACTGCCGGCGACGCTGAACCTCGTGGTGTCGCTTGCCGCGGTGCTTGCCGTTTCGCACTTCACTTATCTCTATGTCGAGATTCCCGGCGGCAAATTCGTCAATGATTTGTTGCGGAGCCGTCGTCGTCGCGAATTCGCGACGTCCGCTGCGCCTGCCACGGCGGTCGAAATGAGGCGCGGGCAGTGA
- a CDS encoding lipopolysaccharide biosynthesis protein, with protein sequence MTELNMRFSEDEQSRNMRKGALAGVATQVVRVATQAGSVITLSRLLTPSDFGTYAMASPVLAFAVLFQDLGLGHATVQKDELTQNDLSSLFWVNLSVGALLALTQILLSPLVALFYGDPDLAALTSGMSLTLLLSGADVQHLSLLTRQMRFWTLAGLESAAALGGLLTSIVTAFFLHSYWAILAGSLASGVVLASGAWLSSGWLPSKPGSIRSARDMLNFGLGVTGFNLAEFLSRNTDGVLIGKVWGAASLGAYNRAYRLLLFPLQQVTNPMIRIMLPMLSSQLKEPARYRDSFRRAILPAFLVVLPGVAFMIGSADTLVETLLGAQWRDVTPIFIGLSVAGLLQTTNSPANWLFLSQGRTREYMRWGLFSACTSVLAFAIGLPFGPIGVAGAYSLSECLRTPILWWLVGRSGPIRHHDVVKVVGPHLAGAIASVAATSLLHRWLEMRSIDALTDLVACFCMSYAISLSIVSLFPVSRGEIRRYVPDIISR encoded by the coding sequence TTGACCGAACTCAACATGCGTTTCTCCGAGGATGAGCAGTCCCGGAATATGCGGAAGGGTGCACTCGCCGGTGTCGCCACCCAGGTCGTACGCGTCGCAACGCAGGCCGGCTCCGTCATCACGCTCTCGCGCCTGCTGACGCCTTCGGACTTCGGCACCTATGCGATGGCCTCGCCGGTGCTCGCCTTTGCCGTGCTGTTTCAGGATCTCGGCCTCGGACACGCAACGGTGCAGAAGGACGAGTTGACGCAGAACGATTTGAGCTCGTTGTTTTGGGTCAACCTGTCGGTCGGCGCGCTGCTCGCGCTGACGCAAATCCTGCTGTCGCCACTGGTCGCGCTGTTCTACGGCGATCCGGACCTCGCCGCATTGACATCGGGCATGAGCCTGACGCTGCTGCTCAGCGGCGCCGACGTCCAGCATCTGTCGCTACTGACACGGCAGATGCGTTTCTGGACCTTGGCCGGCCTGGAATCCGCGGCCGCGCTAGGCGGCCTTCTGACCTCGATCGTAACGGCGTTCTTCCTGCACAGCTACTGGGCGATCCTCGCCGGCAGCCTCGCCTCCGGTGTGGTGCTCGCAAGCGGCGCGTGGCTGAGCTCGGGATGGCTGCCATCGAAGCCAGGCTCGATCAGGAGCGCGCGCGACATGTTGAATTTCGGCCTCGGCGTCACCGGATTCAACCTCGCCGAATTCCTGTCGCGCAACACCGACGGCGTGTTGATCGGCAAGGTCTGGGGCGCCGCGTCGCTCGGCGCCTATAACCGCGCCTACCGCCTGTTGCTGTTTCCGCTGCAGCAGGTCACCAATCCGATGATCCGCATCATGCTGCCGATGCTGTCGAGCCAGTTGAAGGAGCCCGCGCGCTACCGCGATTCGTTTCGACGCGCCATCCTGCCGGCCTTCCTCGTCGTGCTACCTGGCGTTGCATTCATGATCGGCTCGGCGGATACCCTGGTCGAAACCCTGCTCGGCGCGCAGTGGAGAGACGTCACGCCGATCTTCATCGGCCTGAGCGTGGCCGGCCTTTTGCAGACCACCAACAGTCCGGCCAACTGGCTGTTCCTGAGCCAAGGCCGCACCAGGGAATATATGCGCTGGGGCCTCTTCAGTGCCTGCACGTCCGTGCTTGCTTTCGCCATCGGCCTGCCCTTCGGCCCGATCGGCGTCGCAGGTGCCTACTCGCTGAGCGAATGCCTGCGAACGCCGATCCTGTGGTGGCTGGTCGGACGCAGCGGCCCGATCCGTCATCACGATGTCGTCAAGGTGGTCGGGCCGCATCTCGCCGGCGCGATCGCGTCGGTCGCGGCCACCAGCCTGCTGCATCGTTGGCTCGAGATGCGATCGATCGATGCGCTGACGGACCTTGTGGCCTGCTTCTGCATGTCCTACGCGATCTCGTTGTCGATCGTCTCGCTGTTTCCGGTCAGCCGCGGAGAAATTCGCCGTTACGTGCCGGATATCATCAGCAGATGA